Genomic window (Deltaproteobacteria bacterium):
CGCCCTGCTCTCTATCGTCAACAGCCCCGTATCGCCCTGGCGCGGAAAGCGGTTTGGTGACGGCACCGGATCGAACGTCTGGCTGGGCGGCTCTACCGAGTTCGCCTCGTTCCGGATAGCACAGGCAGAGGCTCTGGATGGTACCGGCCCCGTCATCCAGTTCGACTATGACGTGGACGGAAATCCCGCACCGGTACGGAAAATCCTTGGCGAAGCCCGTCCACTCGGGGAGGGCCGGTACCTGGCACGCATGAACTACCGGTTCGATTCCGGCCCGGTGCTGATCCTGTATTTCACGCTGGAGCCCTGAGCGTCATCCATGGGCCTCAAGGAACGGTTCTGGTGGATCCCCTTCGGCAGTGTGCCGGAAATATCCGCCGTGGAGTTGCACCATCTTCTGGAAAGCCACCGGACGCCCCAGATCATTGACGTCCGGACCAGAATGGAATGGAAAAATCGCAGGATCCGCGGCGCTGTGAGTGTGCCTATTACTGAGCTTCCGGAGCGGCTTACGGACCTCGAACTGGACAAGACCCGTCCCGTCGTTGCCATCTGCCTGTCGGCCCATCGCAGTATTCCAGCCGTTCGCCTGCTCCAGAAGGCGGGGTTTGAGAATGCCGCCCAGCTTTCGGGCGGCATGAAGAGCTGGTGGAAACTGGGTTACCCGGCCGAAAAGGGATGACCCGCCAGGCCCGGCTTCCCTGTGCTTCTTGATCTTCTCTCACCGGTGCCGCTATCCGCTATCCCGCCATGCCGGTCGTAGCCGCTACTTCCCTCTATAAGACTTACGGAACCCGCCAGGTTCTTGGCGACGTGTCGGTAAGTATCCACGCCGGCGAACGCGTAGGGCTGGTGGGGCTGAACGGGGCAGGCAAGTCGACGCTGGCCCGTATTCTGGCAGGGCTCGAAACTCCAGACCACGGCGAAATACGCCGGCGTCGGGAGACGACAACCCTTTATCTTGAGCAGGATCCGGCACTCGATCCCACCCTGTCGGCGAGGGAAGCGGTGCTGGCCGGGCTCGCGGAATGGGATCACGCCCGCCGCCGTCATGAAGCGGCCAGCCGGGAGATTGAGGTTGGGTCCGGCGACACGGAAAAGCTTGTACAGGTACAGGCTGATGCGGCTGCAGATCTCGAACGTCTGGGCGGCTGGGACCTGATGCACCGGGCCGAAGAAACCCTGAGCCACCTCGGAGTTCCCGATCCCAACGCCCTGTGTGGCACCCTGTCAGGAGGAGAACGCCGCCGGGTGGCACTGGCAAGAATACTGGTCGCCCGCCCCACGCTCGCCATTCTGGACGAACCCACCAACCACCTCGATATGGAGACAATCGAATGGCTGGAGAAATACCTGATCGAGGATTACCCGGGAGCACTCCTGCTCATCACGCACGACCGCTATGTTCTGGACCGGGTAACCCAGCGGACGCTGGAGATCGAGAACGGGCGTCTTTTCGATTACGACGGCGGCTACGAATTCTATCTTGAGGCCCGTGCCGAGAGGCTTGCCCATGAAGAACGTGCCGAGTCCACGCGACAGAACTTTCTCCGCCGGGAGCTGGAGTGGCTCCGCCGCCAGCCCAAGGCCCGCCAAACCAAGCAGAAGGCCCGTATCCAGCGCGTTCAGGAAGTCGTCCGCAATGTTCCCGTGCGGGAGGCCCAGACGGCCGACTTTTCCGTCACGGCCTCACGCTCAGGCAAGACGATCCTGGAACTCCGTGCCGTGGGAATCGATATTGGCGGCCGCACACTGGTGCGGACGCTCGACCTTGGCCTGTGTGCCGGGGACCGGATCGGTATCGTCGGGCCCAACGGCGCCGGCAAGACGACCCTGCTCCGGGCTGTGCTTGGCGATACCACTCCTGCACGCGGCGAAATTGTCACGGGCAGCAATACCATCATCGCCTATCTCGACCAGAACCGGTCGTCCCTGAAACCGGACGAAACCGTTCTGGAGAACGTCATCGGCAACCGGGGAAGCGAGACCGATGCCAAGATATATCTTGGCCGGTTCCGCTTCGATGGCGGTCAGCAGAGACTTAAGGTGGGGCTGCTTTCCGGCGGCGAGAGGGCGCGGGTGGCACTGGCGAAACTGCTTGCCGGACGGCCCAACCTGATTGTCATGGACGAGCCCACCAATGACCTCGATACGTCAACACTCGCTGCTCTCGAAAGCACACTGATCGACTTTGACGGGGCGCTGCTGGTGGTAAGCCACGACCGGTGGTTTCTGGACCGGGTGGCTACATCGATTCTGGCATTCGAAGATGGCGGCGAGGCGGTGCTGTACCCGGGCAACTGGTCTGATTACCGGCGGCGGGTTCTGGGTCTGGCGGCGTCGGCTAATCCGATGCCGCCTTCATCGCCGGCAGCCCCCACCCCAGTGAGGGCCTCTCTGGCTGGTGCAGGGAAAAAACTCACCTACGCTGAACGCATTGAGCTGGACGGCATCATGGAGAGAATAGCGGAAGCGGAAATACGCGTTGCGGAACTGGAGAAACGGCTAGAGGATCCGGCCCTCTACAGTGGCCGGGGCGAAGAAATCCGGCCGCTGATGGATCAACTGGATACCGGCCGGAAAAACCTGGAAGACCTGATTACCCGCTGGGAGACCCTAGAGTCTCGAAAATCCGAAAATTGTTAAAATGATGATATTAATGTCATTATGACTGATGTGTGGTCAGCTATCGGCCCAATGTTTTACGCATATATAACTACTTGAAATTACTATATATTTTATATTTTCACTCAAGTGCTCCATTCAAATACGATTTTTCCATTGACGCAAATCACACTCAATGGTCAAATCGGCCGCACCATCATGGACGGTAAGCCCCTAACCATCGTTGCCTGCGAAGACGACCCGATCACCATCGCCTATATCAAGAAGGCGATCCGGCTGATTCCAAACGCACAGGTCCAAACCTACAACAGACTTGGGGATGCCATGCTGGCCGTTCGCCGGGAAAAGCCGCAGGTTTTCATCTGTGACCATCATCTGCCCGGCCAGGATGGGACCGATGGGGTGAGACTGGTAAAAGGCTCGGACTGGGGCCGTGACGTCAAGGTTCTCGTCTATACCGGTGCCGATGTGCGCGAAAAGGCCATGGCGGCCGGGGCCGATCTTTTCCTCAAGAAGCCGGCCACAGTCGATACGCTCATCAATGCCGTCAGGTCTCTGGTCGGCGCCTGAATCCAGCCACGTCAGGCTTCCGGCACCTCCACTCTCTCCATCCTGCCAAGTGTGTGAAACATTTGTGCCTTGTAGGATACTCCCCTAGGCAAATCCGCGTACCCCCGCCATAGTTCTCCCCATTAATCCGGTTACCCATGGGCGCTGCTGGCCAGTAATGGCCGGAGCGGGTGTGTGGCTGGCTGCTGCCAACACTGAAAGCGACCTGCGGGACCATGCCTCCACATTCCAAAATCTCTTTCGTTGCACCTGAAAACGACCCGTTCACCATAGCCGTCAAGGCCCGTATCAATGCCTACTTCAGGGCCAGCGGGAAGTCCCGCCATTGGAACGGACTCATGCTGGCAAAGACTTGTTTCTATATCGGCGGACTGCTTGGTTGCTATCTGGCCATCCTGTCAGGCCAGTTCAGCGAGCCGGTTCTGCTTGGACTTTGCGTCGGCATGGGGCTGTTCACTGCCGGAATCGGGTTTAATGTCGGGCACGACGCCATACATGGCGGCTATTCGTCTGGACGTCTGCTCACCCGGATCATGTCACATTCGTTCACGATGATCGGGGCGAACGTCTACAACTGGAACATTTCCCACAACATCGTTCACCACACCTACACCAACATACCTGGCGCCGATGGTGACCTGAGCACTGTGCCAGCCCTCCGGTTTTCATCCGAGGCGCCATGGAAACCATTCCACCGGTACCAGCACCTCTATGCCTATATCCTCTACGCCCTCTCGACTCTCATGTGGGTGACGAAGAAGGACTACCGCCACTTCTTTGAGGAAAAACTCCTGATCTACCAGAAGCCTTCACGACCGCCGCGACGTGAATACTTTATCCTTTTCGGCGGAAAGCTCGTTTACTACTTCATGATGCTGGTAATTCCGGCACTCGTTCTCGATCTCCCGGTCTGGAAGATCATCACCGGATTTGTCGTCATGCATTTGGCCGCCGGCGCTGCACTCGCCAACGTGTTCGCCATGGGGCACATGGTCGAGGGTACTGCCTTACGCCCGGCCGGACCCGATGGTCATATCCACGAATCATGGGCTGCGCACCAGGTGCGGACCTCCGCCAATTTCGGAACCCGTTATCCGCATCTGTCCAACTGGTTCTGTGGTGGGCTCAATTTCCAGATTGAGCACCATCTGTTCCCGCGGATCTGCCATGTCCACTATCCTGACATCGCCCCCATCGTTAAGCAGACTGCCGCAGAGTTTGGCATCCCCTATACTGAGTTTGAGACCATCTTGGCCGGAGCCCGATCCCACTACCGGTGGCTGAGACATTACGGAGCCGGCCGGCGAGGAGTTCAGCCAATCCCCGCTGCACCAACAGTACCCTGACATCTGGCCCCTTCCTGTTCCGGCCCCTATAGTTCCTCGCATGGAACCCAGTATCGGGAAATTACGCGAGTCAGCACGTCAGTGGATCGACGCATGGAACCGCCGGGATCTCGACGGAATCCTCGAACACTATGCCGACAACGTGAGGATATGCTCCCCCATGGTAACCGTTCGTACGGGTTCACCCGACGGATGGCTTCACGGCAAGGCGAACCTGCGAGACTACTTTGCCATGGGCCTGCGAAAACCCGATATCCGCTTCGAACTGATCGACGTACTGATCGGAATTAATGCGGTAACCGTTGTCTATCGCCGTGAAAACGGAGCCATGGTAGCCGACTGCTCCGAACTGGATGCCCATGGGCGAATCATCCGGATGATTGCCTGTTATGGCAGTCCGGCGGGAACGCCCTGACCTGGTTCATCTTTTCCCTGTATCGTCTTTCACATAACCAAGTTCGCGGGCCTTATCGATCACCCTGTCAGCCAGCAGCAGCAGAAAGCCCGGTGGGTCAGTCAGTTCGAACTGCGTGAATGCGACACCGAAAGTCCTGCCTCGTGAAACGACTTTCAGGCGATCCCAGGGAATAAGCAGCGGTTCATGGCCGAAGCCGAATATCCAGGGCATGGCGATATAAAGGCCGGCAGATGCCAGCTTCACCGTGAGACAGTTGTTGTAGCCGCACCACCTGCCAAGCCGCCCGCTCTGCATCCGGAATGTCTCGGCCCGCATTGGCTCCAGCCGCGCACGGTACCGTTCGGCCAGTGGCCTCCAGCCACCCACACGGGCGACCACATGGAATATCCCGATCCACAAGATGACAAAGAAGACCGGAAAGGCATAGACATAACAGTAACCCGGAGGACAGGCGGCCATTTCCGGTTATCGCGCAAGCCGCTCCTGCGGTGGAACAGAAGCACTGCCCTTCGGCTGCGATGCCGCCCGCGCGGTTTTTTCCTTTTCACCATCCAGCCAGGACAGTGTCTTTCGCGCCCAGAACCGAACCTTCTGGTCCGGATCGTTTTTTGCCTTCTCCAGCGCCGGGCGTGCCGGCTCAGCATCCATCCCCATGCGTGAAAGCGCACGGGCAGCACCATACCGGTAACCCGGATCGTCGTCTTCAAGCGCCTCGATGAGCGCTGGGACCGACGGACCTCCGATATTGACGATCGCCCGGCCCACGTGGCGCTTGGTTTCCTTGTGAACCCGGGGATCGCGAATCATGGCGGTCAGCTCAGGCACCGCTTCGCCGGCTGCCTCACCAATCTGTCCGATCGCGCCAAGCGCGCTTACCACCATGGCTTCATCGCGGGCTTTCAGCCGCCCGACAAGCGCCGGCACCGCCTCTTTTGCTTCTGCTCCCATGCGGCCCAGCACCTGTGCGGCGCGGTTCCGAAGAGCGGCATTCTGCTCGGAGAGCAGCGGAATTATCCTCGGCACGGCCCGGGCACCATGCTGGACGAGGGCGTCCATCGCCTGATTGCGGATTTCAGACTCGGTGTTCCGCAGGTCTGATACCTTTGCCATGATCGACAGCTCAACCGGATCGAAAGAAGGCAGCTTGTCCTCTTCCTCGCAAGCTGAAAGCGCGAGCACAGCGGAAACCAGCACCAAGCGAATATGCCTCTTCATGACTGCCCTTCCCCCGGAAAGAACCCCTCGAATTACAGCTCTGCCCGGCCAGCTTAGGCGTTCAACGGGCAAGGTGCCAGCATGGCCAGGTCCATTCTGAATCCCATATGAAATTCCGGAAATTGGCGCACTGCGGCTGTTTGGACCTGCTATCCGCCCCCATAATGTGAATGGATGATCTGTGAAGGCGGAGCGGACCTTAAGGTGAGAAAGGACCGCTGGCATGGCTCTCCGCACCCGGATCGCCTTCGCTTTCGCAGCTACGCTGACGGTTTTTACCGGATATCCCGGCAACTTAACTGCGCAAACATTCCCGCACCGCTCTTCCCCGGCACTCCTGGCTATCCAGTCCCCGCCTCCGCCGGTGCCCCTTGGCGCGGCGAGTCCCGTGCAGATCGGCCGTTACTGCACCGTATGCCCACGCCACTCCCGCATCGACGAAGACCTGACACAGTTTCTGATGCTCTCGGTTCTGGCAGGGGCGGGCTATTCGCAAACGGCGCCAGGCCTCCTCCATCCCGATACTGCCAGCTGGAAGCGGAATATGGGGAGTTTCCGGTTCTACGACGGTGACCAGTGGTATACGGATGCCATCGCGCATCCGGTCGCCGCAACGGCGACCTACCTCACGCTCCGGGAACGTGGCTACACCCGGTGGGAATCGGCGGTATTCCTGTTCAGCGCGCTTGCGATTCGCGAGGTCGGCGTCAAGGCCTGGAGCACGCCGGCCGCCATGGACGATCCGCTGATATTTACCGCGAGCGGTATCCTCCTGGGGACGCTCATCGAGGAGTTCACACCCTGGCGGCGCTACTTTGCCTATGCCGATCCCGACCACCACCTGCCGGGACAGGTTTCCACATACTGGTCGCCCACCCGGATTTCCGTTACCTGGTAAGACCCTTGCGCCGGACACCACCAGTGGCCATCTTTCCGGCATGTCTTTCTATGCTGAACGGATATTCCCGCGCCTCAATGACCTTGCCACCCAGCCCTTCGCCCATCTTCGCGCCCGTGCGCTGGAAAAGGCCGCAGGGAATACGCTAGAAATCGGCGCCGGCACGGGACTGAACTTCCCGCACTACCCGGAAACGGTCACACGGCTGACGGCAATAGAACCCTCACCCGGCATGATCGAGCGGGCAAGGCCGAGGGCATCTTCGGCCTCCATGCCGGTCGAACTCGTCGAGGGCACCGCCGAAAAACTGCCTTTCCCGGACAGCACATTCGATACCGTTACAGGCACCCTTGTATTCTGCTCGGTGACAGACCCTGAAAAGGCAGCCCGCGAGGTCTGGCGTGTCCTGAAACCCGGCGGCCAGTGGATCATCCTTGAGCATATCCGCTCGAAC
Coding sequences:
- a CDS encoding rhodanese-like domain-containing protein; the encoded protein is MGLKERFWWIPFGSVPEISAVELHHLLESHRTPQIIDVRTRMEWKNRRIRGAVSVPITELPERLTDLELDKTRPVVAICLSAHRSIPAVRLLQKAGFENAAQLSGGMKSWWKLGYPAEKG
- a CDS encoding ABC-F family ATP-binding cassette domain-containing protein, with protein sequence MPVVAATSLYKTYGTRQVLGDVSVSIHAGERVGLVGLNGAGKSTLARILAGLETPDHGEIRRRRETTTLYLEQDPALDPTLSAREAVLAGLAEWDHARRRHEAASREIEVGSGDTEKLVQVQADAAADLERLGGWDLMHRAEETLSHLGVPDPNALCGTLSGGERRRVALARILVARPTLAILDEPTNHLDMETIEWLEKYLIEDYPGALLLITHDRYVLDRVTQRTLEIENGRLFDYDGGYEFYLEARAERLAHEERAESTRQNFLRRELEWLRRQPKARQTKQKARIQRVQEVVRNVPVREAQTADFSVTASRSGKTILELRAVGIDIGGRTLVRTLDLGLCAGDRIGIVGPNGAGKTTLLRAVLGDTTPARGEIVTGSNTIIAYLDQNRSSLKPDETVLENVIGNRGSETDAKIYLGRFRFDGGQQRLKVGLLSGGERARVALAKLLAGRPNLIVMDEPTNDLDTSTLAALESTLIDFDGALLVVSHDRWFLDRVATSILAFEDGGEAVLYPGNWSDYRRRVLGLAASANPMPPSSPAAPTPVRASLAGAGKKLTYAERIELDGIMERIAEAEIRVAELEKRLEDPALYSGRGEEIRPLMDQLDTGRKNLEDLITRWETLESRKSENC
- a CDS encoding response regulator transcription factor; protein product: MDGKPLTIVACEDDPITIAYIKKAIRLIPNAQVQTYNRLGDAMLAVRREKPQVFICDHHLPGQDGTDGVRLVKGSDWGRDVKVLVYTGADVREKAMAAGADLFLKKPATVDTLINAVRSLVGA
- a CDS encoding acyl-CoA desaturase; translation: MPPHSKISFVAPENDPFTIAVKARINAYFRASGKSRHWNGLMLAKTCFYIGGLLGCYLAILSGQFSEPVLLGLCVGMGLFTAGIGFNVGHDAIHGGYSSGRLLTRIMSHSFTMIGANVYNWNISHNIVHHTYTNIPGADGDLSTVPALRFSSEAPWKPFHRYQHLYAYILYALSTLMWVTKKDYRHFFEEKLLIYQKPSRPPRREYFILFGGKLVYYFMMLVIPALVLDLPVWKIITGFVVMHLAAGAALANVFAMGHMVEGTALRPAGPDGHIHESWAAHQVRTSANFGTRYPHLSNWFCGGLNFQIEHHLFPRICHVHYPDIAPIVKQTAAEFGIPYTEFETILAGARSHYRWLRHYGAGRRGVQPIPAAPTVP
- a CDS encoding nuclear transport factor 2 family protein, translating into MEPSIGKLRESARQWIDAWNRRDLDGILEHYADNVRICSPMVTVRTGSPDGWLHGKANLRDYFAMGLRKPDIRFELIDVLIGINAVTVVYRRENGAMVADCSELDAHGRIIRMIACYGSPAGTP
- a CDS encoding HEAT repeat domain-containing protein; its protein translation is MKRHIRLVLVSAVLALSACEEEDKLPSFDPVELSIMAKVSDLRNTESEIRNQAMDALVQHGARAVPRIIPLLSEQNAALRNRAAQVLGRMGAEAKEAVPALVGRLKARDEAMVVSALGAIGQIGEAAGEAVPELTAMIRDPRVHKETKRHVGRAIVNIGGPSVPALIEALEDDDPGYRYGAARALSRMGMDAEPARPALEKAKNDPDQKVRFWARKTLSWLDGEKEKTARAASQPKGSASVPPQERLAR
- a CDS encoding DUF3943 domain-containing protein, with the translated sequence MALRTRIAFAFAATLTVFTGYPGNLTAQTFPHRSSPALLAIQSPPPPVPLGAASPVQIGRYCTVCPRHSRIDEDLTQFLMLSVLAGAGYSQTAPGLLHPDTASWKRNMGSFRFYDGDQWYTDAIAHPVAATATYLTLRERGYTRWESAVFLFSALAIREVGVKAWSTPAAMDDPLIFTASGILLGTLIEEFTPWRRYFAYADPDHHLPGQVSTYWSPTRISVTW
- a CDS encoding class I SAM-dependent methyltransferase translates to MSFYAERIFPRLNDLATQPFAHLRARALEKAAGNTLEIGAGTGLNFPHYPETVTRLTAIEPSPGMIERARPRASSASMPVELVEGTAEKLPFPDSTFDTVTGTLVFCSVTDPEKAAREVWRVLKPGGQWIILEHIRSNNAGTLRWQQRWNPLWQRIFLGCTLDRDLPALLASAGFNTSGTKEIDIDSPAIVRHLLVGEAIKQ